The Brassica oleracea var. oleracea cultivar TO1000 chromosome C7, BOL, whole genome shotgun sequence sequence TAAAGAGGAGTAATTGCTGTAAATTTGATGAGTATTTGGTCATGCAAATTGTTTAGATAATTGATGAGTATAACGTATGGGTTAATTATGGTTAGTGTATTAGAAAAGAATAATGCTCAAACATGTTATATATTGTATTATATTGTATAAACAAATTATAAAGATTGTTATATTTGTTTCTGATGAAAAATGAATAGGTCCAAAACTTAAATGACAACTTTTTAAGTAGATAAAAAATAGAAGCCTAAAATAATAGTTTAGATATTCTATTTTGAACGATTAAAATAGCAAATTGATCTTTGAAGTAACGAAGCAAAATTTGACTAGATATGATTAATATGATGGTTGTCATTGCCGCCACACCTTATATTACTACAAACGTCGGCCCTCAGTTTTTTCTTCTTCTTTTGCAATACACTCATGCAAAATAAATAAATAAACCCTTGGTGTATGATTGTAGATTATTCTGGTACGAATGTACTTGCCGAGTTTGGTGGTGTATTTGATACTGACCATCAAATGTTCAAAATCTCTAAGAAGCAATAAGTACTCTCTTCATATCAAAAATGTAGTTTTAAATTTACCAAAAAAAGTTTTAAAGTTTTTTCGTTTAATAAAATTCAAAATTTTAGTGTATTGATTAGAAACAAAATCTATTAGATATTTTAATAAATGATAAAATAAAATTTTAAATAATTTTTTTTAACATATCTTCCCAACTTTTATGAAATGGACTTTTTATAAAACAGAAGAGTACTAGACAACTTTATTTCATCTCATTCTACTCCTCACCCTCTGCTTTTAATATGTAGTTTGAGATTGCGGGGATAGAGGTTTAATGTAGTTCAATAATCTTCAAAACTCAAGCATTATCATTTGCATAAGAAGAAACTAATGCACACAATCCTAGCAATAAACTCTTAACTACAATACTTCATATCATTTGACGTATAAGTAAAACTCTTGGCAGACAAGATTCCATAGTAACACAAACAAATTCAAATAGAAGATCAATTTTAAGTTCTAGCAACACACAAAACACAAACATATTATATATTAGAAAAAAAAACACTCTTTACTTACTCTTCTTCTGCCAAATTGTAAACAACCACTTATGTCATAATTGTTGAAGAATCGTCAATCATCAGACAGTGATTTCACGATATCCTCTCTAGTCTTCCCATTTGGATTCTTGTTCCATTCCAACACTTCCCTAAACATCTCCACGAATTTATCCGCATGAATCATTCTCCATTCCTATACACACACGTACAATCCCAAAGTTAATTAAGTATCTGCCCAAAAACATTTCATTATCCATTAGCAAAAAAAAAAAATCTAACCTCATAATCCCATTCTCCATACATACTAGGATCATCTTTGTTAACCCAAACATAAGTTTCCACTTTCATCTTCTCCGAATTGTCCTGTATCATCACATCCTTCCAAATCTCAGAACAAATTAACACACCAAAATTTGCATTAGATTTGTGATCAGAGACAAAGATCTTGTCCCAAACACTTACCATCCTTACAACTTCAACTGTTACTCTCTCATACTCATTACCTTCAATCACATCGAATTTGTTTAGCTCAGCATCGGATACTCCCGTTATTACCTTCACCAACACAAAAATATTCAAATACAAAATACATATCAAAACAGAACACTGAGATAGATTCAAACCTTGCCGTTGACTTTTCCAGACTCAAAGGGGACAATACATGGATACGGACGTCCTTTGAGTTTATACTTGTGACTACAAAACAAAGCATATCATAGTTTAATCACATATCAGAAAAGAACTAGTCGGAGAGGAAGAAAGTGAACGTACTAGCCGTGGAGAAGGGCGGGAACGGTATCAGCGGGGCGGTCAAGGATCACGGCGGCGGCAGCTGGTTCAAGAATGCTGCCGTAAACGAATAAGTTATGAGACGGAACATCAGAGCCACTCATCTTCTTTCTCTGTTTTGATTGATTAGTGTCTGTTGTCCATTGTCCACTACTCAACTTTAAAAGGCAACTCCGACAGTAGCATCAACACCAAATTTTAGTGTTTTCTGATGTCATACATTATTCCTTTCTCTAACCATAACATTGAATTTTAAACTAAAAACATATACTCATTTAGTTTTAAAAATTTAATAATTTAATTATTTGTAATTCATAAATAATAATATTGTTACCTTTAATTTTATTTTTTTTGGTTAGAGTTTGTAATTTGATGTGTGTATAATATATTAGTTACAATTAATATTTCATACTCTTAAAGTTTAAAAAAAATATAAAAGTAGATAAGATGTTTTCTTTTGTTACAATATGATTTAAATTATAATATTAATTAAAAAATATATTTAATTTTAGTTTTGTTAAAATAAAATGAAAATTTATAATAAATAATGTATTTATTTTTAATTAAAATATGAACTAAGTATTAAAACTAATTTAATTATATTATTAAATATAATATAATAAATATTATTTTAAAAATATTTGATGTAATGAATAGTAGTACCCGATTTTGGTTAACACCATTCACAAAAACACTAATTTTTGGTGAAATGATTTCATTTTTTTGGTATTTTAATAAAATTAAAATTACCTAAATTTGGTGTTTTGGTATCTCTCTGCAGCAACCTGCTTTCTGGTTAATGTCTTATTGTATTTAACCGACATCATTAGTGTATAGTGCATACTGCATAGATATATTAATACACATACAAAGTAAAGTATGTCATTATAAAACAAGA is a genomic window containing:
- the LOC106303933 gene encoding protein AIG2, which gives rise to MSGSDVPSHNLFVYGSILEPAAAAVILDRPADTVPALLHGYHKYKLKGRPYPCIVPFESGKVNGKVITGVSDAELNKFDVIEGNEYERVTVEVVRMDNSEKMKVETYVWVNKDDPSMYGEWDYEEWRMIHADKFVEMFREVLEWNKNPNGKTREDIVKSLSDD